Proteins encoded in a region of the Candidatus Zixiibacteriota bacterium genome:
- the ppdK gene encoding pyruvate, phosphate dikinase encodes MPAPGSRTRRSPRTVDAKLPEQPVYFFAPGEADGDATMKDVLGGKGAGLAGMAKNGLPVPPGFTLSTEVCNVFYENRMRMPSALKPLLKEYMGRIERAMDRKFGGASRPLLVSVRSGAKFSMPGMMDTILNLGLNARTVEALIEETDNERFAYDSYRRFIQMYSSVVLGIDSEGFEEVLEERKKASRVRRDASLSVDNLKEIIKRYKKIVQQHTREPFPEDPWTQLFMAVEAVFKSWNNPRAITYRKLSGISSELGTAVNVQAMVFGNTGEESATGVGFTRNPSTGVREFYGEFLTNAQGEDVVAGIRTPRPLAELEGLMPEAFKKLKSITDQLEKQYRDVQDFEFTIERGRLFMLQTRNGKRTAQAAVKIAVDMVSEGLITKKEALLRLRPEDLDQMLHPRLDRSQELIPIAKGLAASPGAASGKVVFTAEDAIRLASKGDKVILVRTETNPDDIQGMAVAAGILTARGGMTSHAAVVARGMGRCCVAGAETLRVNEERRTFTVGPTVVREKQVITLDGSSGEVFLGEVSTIEPEPTSEFATLMSWADGARKLGVYANADTPEDAIRAVRFGAEGIGLCRTEHMFFAPDRLNHMRNMILADSAEERYLALNKLLPHQRNDFKGIFRAMDGRPVIIRTLDPPLHEFLPHREDILNEIAELKKKEDEVSYEESLTIHEDIAAKEKMLTRLAELVEMNPMLGHRGCRLGITFPEITEMQSKAIFTAACDMVKEGIKVKPGVMIPLVGTAKELEHQRAIVERTAEEVFKKRKARVEYQVGTMIEVPRAALTADEIARVADFFSFGTNDLTQMTLGVSRDDSGDFLAAYVEKGILPENPFVSLDEVGVGQLVEMGTTRGRSVNPKLSVGICGEHGGDPKTIRFCHRVGLSYVSCSPFRVPIARLAAAQAAMADEM; translated from the coding sequence ATCCCGGCGCCGGGGAGCCGGACACGGCGTTCTCCACGGACCGTCGATGCCAAACTCCCTGAGCAGCCGGTCTATTTTTTCGCACCCGGGGAGGCGGATGGTGACGCGACGATGAAGGACGTCCTGGGCGGCAAAGGTGCCGGGCTTGCCGGCATGGCGAAGAACGGGCTGCCGGTACCGCCGGGATTCACCCTCTCGACGGAAGTCTGCAATGTTTTCTATGAAAACCGGATGCGCATGCCATCGGCTCTCAAGCCACTCCTGAAGGAGTACATGGGCCGGATCGAGAGGGCGATGGATCGCAAGTTCGGTGGCGCATCACGGCCGCTGCTGGTTTCGGTTCGTTCCGGCGCGAAGTTCTCCATGCCGGGAATGATGGACACCATACTGAACCTGGGCCTGAACGCCAGGACCGTCGAGGCGCTCATCGAAGAAACCGACAATGAGCGTTTCGCATACGACAGCTACCGCCGGTTCATTCAGATGTACTCCAGTGTGGTCCTCGGGATCGATTCGGAGGGTTTCGAAGAGGTACTGGAAGAGCGCAAGAAAGCCAGTCGCGTCCGACGCGATGCCTCGCTCTCCGTCGACAATCTCAAAGAGATCATCAAGCGCTACAAAAAAATTGTCCAGCAGCACACTCGTGAACCGTTTCCCGAGGATCCGTGGACACAACTTTTTATGGCCGTCGAAGCGGTGTTCAAGTCCTGGAACAACCCGCGCGCCATCACCTACCGCAAGCTCAGTGGCATCTCCTCGGAGCTGGGCACGGCGGTCAACGTCCAGGCGATGGTCTTCGGCAACACCGGCGAGGAGTCGGCGACCGGAGTCGGCTTTACACGTAATCCCTCGACGGGCGTCCGCGAATTTTACGGCGAGTTTCTCACCAATGCGCAAGGGGAGGATGTTGTCGCCGGCATACGGACACCACGGCCGCTGGCGGAGCTGGAGGGCCTGATGCCCGAGGCATTCAAGAAACTGAAGTCCATCACGGATCAGTTGGAAAAACAGTATCGCGATGTTCAGGATTTCGAGTTTACGATTGAACGCGGCCGTCTGTTCATGCTGCAGACGCGCAACGGGAAGCGCACGGCGCAGGCGGCCGTCAAGATCGCCGTCGACATGGTGAGCGAAGGACTGATTACAAAGAAAGAAGCGCTCCTGCGGCTGCGTCCCGAAGATCTCGATCAAATGTTGCACCCGCGTCTGGACCGATCGCAAGAACTCATACCGATTGCCAAAGGACTGGCGGCGTCGCCGGGCGCCGCATCGGGTAAAGTCGTGTTCACGGCCGAGGATGCCATCCGGCTGGCGTCGAAGGGTGACAAGGTCATTCTCGTACGGACCGAGACCAACCCCGATGACATCCAGGGCATGGCGGTGGCCGCGGGAATCCTCACCGCGCGGGGCGGGATGACTTCGCATGCGGCGGTGGTGGCGCGCGGCATGGGACGCTGCTGTGTCGCAGGCGCCGAAACGCTGCGTGTCAACGAGGAACGACGCACCTTCACGGTTGGGCCGACGGTCGTACGCGAAAAGCAGGTCATCACGCTCGACGGCAGTTCCGGAGAAGTCTTCCTCGGCGAAGTTTCGACCATTGAGCCTGAGCCGACCAGCGAATTCGCCACCCTGATGTCATGGGCGGATGGTGCGCGCAAGCTGGGTGTTTATGCCAATGCCGATACCCCCGAGGATGCGATTCGTGCGGTCCGTTTCGGGGCCGAAGGGATCGGTCTCTGTCGCACCGAGCATATGTTCTTTGCGCCCGATCGCCTTAATCACATGCGCAACATGATACTCGCGGATTCGGCGGAGGAACGGTACCTCGCGCTCAACAAGCTTTTGCCGCACCAGCGCAATGACTTCAAAGGCATCTTCCGCGCAATGGATGGGCGGCCGGTCATCATTCGCACGCTGGATCCGCCGTTGCACGAGTTTTTGCCGCATCGTGAGGACATTCTCAATGAAATCGCCGAGCTCAAAAAGAAGGAAGACGAAGTCTCCTATGAAGAGTCGCTGACGATCCACGAAGACATCGCTGCCAAGGAGAAGATGCTGACCCGCCTGGCGGAATTGGTTGAGATGAACCCGATGCTGGGGCATCGCGGCTGCCGTCTGGGCATCACCTTCCCCGAGATCACCGAGATGCAGTCGAAGGCCATTTTTACCGCCGCCTGTGACATGGTCAAGGAGGGGATCAAGGTCAAGCCCGGGGTCATGATACCGCTCGTCGGAACCGCGAAGGAACTGGAGCACCAGCGCGCGATCGTCGAGCGCACCGCCGAGGAAGTGTTCAAAAAACGCAAGGCACGGGTGGAGTACCAGGTCGGAACGATGATCGAAGTGCCGCGCGCGGCCCTAACGGCCGATGAAATCGCGCGGGTCGCCGATTTCTTCAGTTTCGGCACCAACGATCTGACCCAAATGACGCTGGGCGTCTCGCGCGACGATTCCGGTGACTTCCTCGCGGCCTATGTCGAAAAGGGCATCCTGCCCGAGAATCCCTTCGTTTCCCTCGACGAGGTCGGCGTCGGTCAATTGGTCGAAATGGGAACGACACGCGGCCGCTCGGTCAATCCCAAGCTGTCTGTCGGCATTTGCGGCGAACACGGCGGCGATCCGAAAACGATCCGGTTCTGCCATCGCGTCGGCCTCTCGTACGTGAGCTGTTCGCCGTTTCGTGTACCGATCGCGCGATTGGCCGCGGCGCAGGCGGCCATGGCCGACGAGATGTAA
- a CDS encoding ATP-binding protein, whose product MGPPPTETARLVIPSDPHRVTEADEFLELALRKHGVPDSIVTDLAIVATELVNNAIMHGNRQNIDKMVTLTVQFSGDIVEIRVADQSDDGPFDPSTLPDPLAEENLLKEVGRGVFIVRSLMDEVTFEKGPTGGTVVVVRKSVKSE is encoded by the coding sequence ATGGGCCCCCCCCCCACGGAGACCGCACGATTAGTCATCCCCAGTGATCCGCATCGGGTTACGGAAGCCGACGAATTTCTCGAGTTAGCCCTGCGCAAACATGGCGTTCCCGATTCGATCGTAACGGATCTGGCCATCGTTGCGACCGAACTGGTCAACAACGCCATCATGCACGGCAACCGTCAGAATATCGACAAGATGGTCACGCTGACCGTGCAGTTCTCAGGCGACATCGTCGAGATTCGCGTCGCGGATCAAAGCGACGATGGCCCGTTTGATCCCAGCACGCTCCCGGATCCATTGGCGGAGGAAAACCTGCTGAAGGAAGTCGGTCGCGGAGTGTTCATAGTGCGTTCGCTCATGGATGAGGTCACCTTCGAGAAGGGGCCGACCGGGGGCACGGTCGTCGTCGTCCGCAAAAGCGTAAAGTCGGAGTGA
- a CDS encoding STAS domain-containing protein encodes MKLTHREQDGVVILEPKGKIMGGPDATVLHEQIHELISQSKLRVVIDLAKVDWMNSTGLGILIAGLTTLRDNKGDLKLACVTDKIQSLLTITKLITVFDAYDTVEEAIAGF; translated from the coding sequence ATGAAACTGACACACCGCGAGCAGGATGGCGTCGTGATCCTGGAACCCAAGGGCAAGATCATGGGCGGGCCCGATGCCACCGTCTTGCATGAACAGATCCACGAGTTGATCAGCCAGAGCAAGCTGCGCGTGGTAATCGATCTGGCCAAGGTCGATTGGATGAACTCGACCGGGCTGGGCATTCTCATCGCCGGGCTGACGACCCTCCGAGACAACAAGGGCGATCTCAAGCTGGCGTGCGTCACCGACAAGATTCAGAGTCTGCTGACTATCACCAAGCTGATTACGGTCTTCGACGCATACGACACTGTCGAAGAGGCCATCGCGGGTTTCTGA
- a CDS encoding ATP-binding protein — protein sequence MRTVKDQQTRKGRRDSFGAPAGAGVKTENPNSSIFDDLSDLDRPSKGTAESGEPPTLRPRNLEALIDISKAINSTLVLDEILKRVMNHAIELLNAERGFLMLLDDEGELKVRIAHNIKKESLSSAADLQISRTVADRVAAKGQSEYTSNAQEDSRYAGSRSVAELDLRFIICVPLKLRERVIGVCYLDNQSRAGLFGKSDLRLFELFAEQAAIAIENAKLYERLLSLTRYNENVVNKTPLGIVVVDDQLRMITINDAAQQIWRSPDRLWDARQMVDESRSLLDIVPESDRPWWEHTLSEVLSGHKPLTKDKYFLKIGGRESVLSIKISPLNGIEGEKQKMIIVTEDITEKVVMEKFVNLSERMVAKGEMAASIGHELNNHLEILSAHAELLPIHLRANHLGKISESCQKIQDSIDAMARFTRGLMDYIQLDTELVEQNVQEVIEEHLFTLRPLRAFASVRFHCDFRPELPPVKLDVGQIHSVLLNLYNNAVEAAQPGRPLQVDIAAQTCTDEPCIELTIHDNGQGMSAEVRQRLFEPRFTTKKDGHGLGLANCRKIIENHGGTIRCESRAGQGTTFFIRLPISQTYSSFDS from the coding sequence ATGCGCACCGTCAAGGATCAGCAGACCAGGAAGGGCAGACGGGACTCTTTCGGGGCGCCCGCGGGTGCCGGTGTCAAGACAGAGAATCCCAATTCATCGATCTTCGATGATCTTTCTGATTTGGACCGCCCGTCGAAGGGGACAGCCGAATCGGGTGAGCCGCCCACCCTGCGACCGCGGAATCTGGAAGCGTTAATCGACATCTCCAAAGCCATCAATTCGACGCTCGTTCTCGATGAAATCCTCAAACGCGTCATGAACCACGCCATCGAGCTTTTGAACGCCGAGCGGGGATTCCTGATGCTGTTGGACGACGAAGGCGAGTTAAAAGTCCGCATCGCGCACAACATCAAAAAGGAATCGCTCAGCAGTGCCGCCGATTTGCAAATCTCGCGCACGGTGGCCGACCGCGTGGCGGCCAAGGGGCAGTCGGAATACACCTCCAACGCGCAGGAAGACTCCCGTTATGCGGGCTCCCGTTCGGTTGCCGAACTGGATTTGCGCTTCATTATCTGCGTGCCGCTGAAGTTGCGCGAGCGTGTGATCGGCGTCTGCTACCTGGACAACCAGTCCCGCGCCGGACTCTTCGGCAAAAGCGACCTGCGGCTCTTTGAGCTGTTTGCCGAGCAGGCCGCCATCGCGATAGAGAACGCCAAGCTCTATGAGCGGCTCCTGTCGTTAACCCGTTACAACGAAAACGTCGTCAACAAGACGCCGTTGGGTATCGTGGTCGTCGACGACCAATTGCGCATGATCACGATCAATGACGCCGCGCAGCAAATCTGGCGCAGCCCCGACCGACTCTGGGATGCCAGGCAAATGGTCGATGAGTCGCGCTCGCTGCTCGACATCGTACCCGAATCGGACCGGCCCTGGTGGGAGCACACGCTCTCGGAAGTCCTCAGCGGACACAAGCCGTTGACAAAAGACAAGTACTTCCTGAAAATCGGCGGGCGCGAGTCGGTGCTGTCGATCAAGATATCCCCGCTCAACGGCATCGAAGGCGAAAAGCAGAAGATGATCATCGTGACCGAGGACATCACCGAAAAGGTGGTGATGGAAAAGTTCGTCAACCTCTCCGAACGAATGGTCGCCAAGGGAGAGATGGCGGCTTCCATCGGGCACGAACTGAATAATCACCTCGAGATTCTATCGGCGCACGCCGAGCTGTTGCCGATTCATCTGCGCGCGAACCACCTCGGCAAGATTTCAGAGAGCTGTCAGAAAATTCAGGATTCCATCGACGCCATGGCGCGGTTTACCCGGGGGCTGATGGACTACATCCAACTGGATACCGAGCTGGTCGAGCAGAATGTCCAGGAAGTGATCGAGGAGCATCTGTTCACACTGCGTCCGTTGCGCGCGTTTGCTAGCGTGCGCTTCCACTGCGACTTCCGTCCCGAGTTGCCGCCGGTCAAGCTCGATGTCGGACAAATCCATTCGGTATTGCTGAATCTCTACAACAACGCCGTGGAGGCCGCCCAGCCGGGGCGTCCGCTGCAGGTCGACATTGCCGCACAGACGTGCACGGATGAACCGTGCATCGAACTGACCATTCACGACAACGGGCAGGGAATGTCGGCCGAAGTACGGCAACGATTGTTTGAGCCGCGTTTCACCACGAAAAAGGACGGGCACGGGCTGGGTTTGGCTAACTGCCGCAAGATCATCGAAAATCACGGCGGCACCATCCGGTGCGAGAGCCGCGCCGGCCAGGGCACGACCTTCTTCATTCGGCTGCCGATCAGCCAAACGTACTCGTCGTTTGATAGTTAA
- a CDS encoding cysteine synthase family protein has protein sequence MIHDSILELVGRTPLVRIRKLNPNPRVDMVAKLEWYNPLGSVKERIAVAMIQAAIADGSLTVDKTIIESSSGNTGIGLALAGAVLGYKVAITMSEGVSEERRKIMRALGAELILTSKEGGSDEAWDKADEIHAAAPQAYVRLHQYKHPANIRTHEETTAEEIWEQTDGHVDCLVATLGTTGTIIGVSRRLKLKNPRIRIVSVEPPPGKHTQQGIRNVDHSRTPVIWDPQAVDERLIVVDTDAYRAARELIRVEGLFGGISCGSALVGAQLMARRMSSGRIVVIFPDHAYKYLSTDLFA, from the coding sequence ATGATCCACGACTCGATACTCGAACTGGTCGGTCGGACGCCGCTGGTGCGAATTCGGAAGCTCAATCCGAATCCCCGGGTCGACATGGTCGCCAAGTTGGAGTGGTATAATCCGCTCGGCAGTGTCAAGGAGCGCATCGCCGTGGCCATGATTCAGGCAGCAATCGCCGATGGCTCTCTCACCGTGGATAAAACCATTATCGAGTCTTCCTCAGGAAACACTGGGATCGGGTTGGCGCTGGCCGGGGCGGTGCTGGGATACAAAGTCGCCATCACGATGTCAGAGGGAGTTTCGGAGGAACGGCGCAAGATCATGCGGGCATTGGGCGCCGAATTGATTCTGACGTCGAAGGAGGGCGGTTCTGATGAGGCATGGGACAAGGCCGATGAGATCCATGCCGCCGCCCCGCAAGCATACGTCCGGCTACACCAGTACAAGCATCCTGCGAACATCCGCACACATGAAGAGACAACCGCTGAGGAGATTTGGGAGCAGACCGATGGTCACGTCGACTGTCTCGTGGCGACTCTGGGAACAACCGGGACGATTATCGGGGTATCGCGACGCCTGAAGCTCAAGAATCCGAGAATACGCATCGTCTCAGTCGAACCGCCTCCCGGGAAGCACACGCAGCAGGGCATCCGTAATGTCGATCACTCGCGCACACCGGTGATCTGGGACCCGCAGGCGGTCGATGAGCGACTGATCGTTGTCGACACCGACGCTTACCGGGCCGCTCGCGAGCTCATCAGGGTCGAAGGACTCTTCGGGGGCATCTCGTGCGGCAGCGCACTCGTCGGGGCGCAACTGATGGCCCGTCGGATGTCGAGCGGACGCATTGTTGTGATCTTCCCCGATCACGCCTACAAGTACTTGTCCACCGACCTATTCGCATAG
- a CDS encoding BamA/TamA family outer membrane protein, with product MNRSGLAFLCCLRITLSIGVLSLTVWPVPSSAQEPDRLGTLVAETERFVWITAQGDSITGRHDHMGILPSDRQLLSSVFTGAGLVSDGSVLAPENLAVEVSIAGQQMVRVSFSRAAGHGYPMPLRWSTVGDARIDAAEFWAGSVFSFNGPVMIAGEVAGNVIAIGGDITLREGSVVRGAVVVVGGILRQRGDAKVYGGVFAPAGHRRPRLSISRAWEFEDEGFSWRPDLAYDRVDGFRPGASVRWRSTPFAPQFEVFGAYAFTSETWQYRFEMRQRLMRTADIEARLAIFRQTQPDEQPWIPGAENSIFALVAGSDYRDYMGVDGGEVAVTYKYRERGVLSAAYRNTDYRRLDADPDLWHLFRPDHDFRANFSTLDSALLDTARIERNTSALLLSLRVDPREQMRDFVGFNGSLELVYEIAGGGLGGDFDYDRITFRGRGWWDTGRWHRISLFAFYGNSRRDLPPNKHFFLGGVGTLRGYSGRAYPGTEALFATFEYRFSYWENDVFDGAIIFFSDLGNATFADDLWDLSDFKSDIGLGLGLGRAIRVDIAKGLDRSDRDLRVTVRLASSL from the coding sequence ATGAATCGATCCGGCCTTGCATTCCTCTGTTGCCTCCGTATCACTCTATCCATCGGTGTCTTATCGCTGACCGTATGGCCGGTTCCTTCGTCAGCGCAGGAACCCGACAGACTGGGGACACTGGTAGCCGAGACCGAACGCTTTGTTTGGATCACTGCGCAGGGTGATTCGATCACCGGACGGCACGATCACATGGGCATTCTGCCGTCGGATCGACAGTTGCTCTCTTCTGTTTTCACCGGGGCAGGGTTGGTCTCAGATGGGTCAGTTCTCGCTCCCGAAAACCTCGCAGTCGAAGTCAGCATTGCGGGACAACAAATGGTGCGGGTGTCGTTTTCGCGTGCCGCCGGCCATGGCTACCCGATGCCTTTGCGCTGGTCGACGGTCGGCGACGCGCGCATTGACGCGGCTGAGTTCTGGGCAGGCAGTGTCTTCAGTTTCAATGGTCCCGTCATGATCGCCGGAGAAGTGGCCGGGAATGTGATCGCCATCGGAGGCGACATCACGCTGCGAGAAGGTTCGGTTGTCCGAGGAGCGGTAGTGGTCGTTGGCGGCATCCTTCGCCAACGCGGAGACGCCAAGGTTTACGGCGGCGTTTTTGCACCCGCAGGGCACCGGCGGCCGCGCCTGTCGATCTCTCGCGCCTGGGAATTCGAGGACGAGGGTTTCAGTTGGCGCCCGGACCTCGCCTACGACCGTGTCGACGGATTCCGGCCGGGGGCGTCGGTCCGTTGGCGCAGCACGCCGTTCGCCCCGCAATTTGAAGTGTTCGGTGCGTATGCATTCACGTCGGAGACGTGGCAATACCGTTTCGAAATGCGGCAACGGCTCATGCGCACCGCCGATATTGAGGCACGCCTGGCGATCTTTCGCCAAACACAGCCCGACGAGCAACCGTGGATACCGGGCGCGGAGAATTCGATCTTCGCTCTGGTGGCCGGTTCCGATTATCGCGATTACATGGGTGTCGACGGAGGCGAAGTCGCTGTCACATACAAATACCGCGAGCGCGGTGTGCTCTCGGCCGCCTATCGCAATACCGATTATCGCCGGCTCGATGCCGATCCCGACCTGTGGCACTTGTTCCGTCCCGACCACGACTTTCGCGCCAACTTTTCGACGCTCGACAGCGCGCTGCTCGACACGGCGCGCATCGAGCGCAACACGTCGGCACTGCTCCTTTCGCTGCGCGTTGACCCGCGCGAACAGATGCGTGACTTCGTGGGGTTCAATGGATCGCTGGAACTCGTGTACGAAATCGCCGGTGGTGGGCTGGGCGGCGACTTCGACTATGACCGGATCACATTCAGGGGCCGGGGGTGGTGGGATACCGGCCGATGGCATCGTATTTCACTTTTTGCCTTCTATGGGAACAGCAGACGCGACCTTCCCCCGAACAAACATTTTTTCCTGGGCGGAGTCGGAACCCTGCGCGGGTATAGCGGAAGAGCCTACCCCGGAACCGAGGCACTCTTTGCCACGTTCGAATACCGGTTCAGTTATTGGGAAAACGATGTCTTTGACGGGGCGATCATATTCTTCTCCGACCTGGGAAACGCCACGTTCGCCGATGACCTCTGGGACCTCAGTGACTTTAAGTCGGACATCGGCTTGGGGTTGGGCCTCGGACGGGCCATCCGGGTCGACATTGCCAAAGGGTTGGATCGTTCCGATCGAGATCTGCGTGTGACCGTCCGTCTCGCAAGCTCCTTGTAG
- a CDS encoding SpoIIE family protein phosphatase, translating to MNWLIVITVLKLAFGAGLLWLAVVVVRENRRSRINRITALMLFFAGLGPIFAAVGITLRPDEPAAYFTTQRFPYSLVYVWELFFPQLLLFALTFPVEHGWVARHRRLKLLIFLPHVVHVILMVFWTTPDFSWLLLRTDSQLVQLLLAPVNLVLGMLAFALSLIFRSHIKLFSLVNLCYIALAVAALIRGYSRQINPQLRDQVRVLIWGILSAVGLYAVAFSGPALGLYTLPYPAHITLFLGGLFIGAMAISWSIIRYQFLDIRLLVRESLVFTVSSALLVGAYLLLVTKVSVLIKDLLEIQSPLVDVAFVLLLLIFFQPLKDRIDDAIKRLFLRSRTDPRAILESFSRTITSVFDMGEMKQRITNVISGQLMIERAILASRDDATGRFRLELAGLDRELLSPDDPFFVTLTSRARPAAFAEFLLEQSQTPVIEILARWRCRLVVPVIDRGELRMVLCLRDKISGARYTGEDINLLATLANQMAVALTNVSLYRDALERQRLEDEMNVARRIQLQLLPKAPPQGASFQIAAFSHPSRQVGGDYYDFFELAVNRLGMVIADVSGKGLGAALLVSQLQAVLRSELRVRRAVSDYVASANDQIFRVTSSDQYATLVYAEFDPVTGRLEYSNAGHNYPVVVRADGEVSFLDRGGLVIGAFAQSAYDIGRVQLQPEDLLLFFTDGLSDLRDRHGADFGEERIVRFLRDRRHLTADTLKNELVREASEFAHGELGFDDLTMIVMKLSPPAT from the coding sequence TTGAATTGGCTCATCGTCATCACAGTTCTTAAGCTCGCGTTCGGCGCGGGGCTCCTGTGGCTGGCCGTCGTCGTTGTCCGCGAGAATCGCCGCAGCCGCATCAACCGCATCACGGCGTTGATGCTCTTCTTCGCGGGGCTGGGTCCTATTTTTGCCGCCGTCGGCATCACGCTGCGCCCCGATGAGCCGGCAGCGTACTTTACCACGCAACGATTCCCTTACAGCCTGGTCTATGTCTGGGAACTGTTCTTTCCGCAACTGCTGCTGTTTGCGCTGACGTTTCCGGTTGAGCATGGATGGGTGGCGCGTCATCGCCGCCTCAAGCTCCTGATATTTCTTCCGCACGTCGTGCACGTCATCCTGATGGTATTCTGGACGACGCCGGATTTTTCCTGGCTCCTGTTGCGCACGGATTCGCAGCTGGTCCAGCTTCTGCTGGCGCCGGTCAATCTCGTGTTGGGCATGCTCGCGTTCGCGCTCTCGCTGATCTTCCGTTCGCACATCAAGCTCTTCTCGCTGGTGAACCTGTGTTACATCGCGTTGGCGGTGGCAGCGCTCATTCGCGGCTATTCACGGCAGATCAATCCGCAGCTGCGCGACCAGGTGCGCGTGCTCATCTGGGGGATCCTGTCCGCGGTGGGACTCTATGCAGTGGCGTTCAGCGGGCCCGCGCTCGGCCTCTACACCCTCCCCTATCCAGCACACATCACGCTCTTTCTGGGCGGACTGTTCATTGGCGCGATGGCGATCTCGTGGTCGATCATCCGCTACCAGTTTCTCGACATCCGGCTGCTCGTCCGCGAATCGCTCGTATTCACCGTCTCCTCGGCGCTGCTGGTCGGCGCCTATCTGCTGCTGGTCACCAAAGTCTCAGTCCTGATCAAGGATCTGCTGGAGATTCAATCACCCCTCGTCGACGTCGCCTTCGTTCTGTTGCTGCTCATCTTCTTTCAACCGCTGAAGGACCGCATCGATGACGCCATCAAGCGGCTGTTTCTGCGCAGCCGGACCGATCCGCGCGCGATCTTGGAGTCGTTTTCGCGCACGATCACGTCGGTTTTCGACATGGGGGAGATGAAACAACGCATCACCAACGTCATCTCCGGGCAGTTGATGATTGAACGCGCGATCCTGGCATCGCGCGACGATGCGACCGGACGGTTTCGCCTGGAGTTGGCGGGTTTGGACAGAGAATTGCTCTCGCCCGACGATCCGTTCTTCGTGACCCTCACCAGCCGGGCGCGGCCGGCCGCATTCGCGGAATTCCTGTTGGAACAGTCGCAGACGCCCGTGATCGAAATCCTGGCGCGCTGGCGCTGCCGGCTGGTGGTGCCGGTCATCGACCGCGGCGAACTGCGCATGGTGCTTTGCCTGCGCGACAAAATCTCCGGTGCGCGTTACACCGGCGAGGACATCAATCTTCTCGCCACGCTGGCCAATCAGATGGCGGTCGCGCTGACCAACGTGTCGTTGTATCGCGATGCGCTCGAGCGTCAGCGTCTGGAAGACGAGATGAATGTGGCGCGGCGCATCCAATTGCAGTTGCTCCCGAAGGCGCCCCCGCAGGGGGCGTCATTCCAGATCGCCGCGTTTTCGCATCCGTCTCGGCAGGTGGGGGGCGACTACTACGACTTCTTCGAACTGGCAGTGAATCGGCTGGGAATGGTCATTGCCGACGTCTCCGGCAAGGGCCTCGGTGCCGCCCTACTGGTCTCGCAGTTGCAGGCGGTCTTACGATCGGAGCTGCGTGTCCGACGGGCTGTCTCCGATTATGTGGCCAGTGCGAACGATCAGATCTTTCGGGTCACCAGCTCCGATCAGTACGCGACGCTGGTGTATGCCGAATTCGATCCCGTCACCGGACGGCTGGAGTATTCGAACGCCGGGCACAACTACCCGGTTGTGGTTCGTGCCGATGGTGAGGTGTCGTTCCTGGATCGGGGTGGGCTGGTCATCGGCGCGTTTGCGCAGTCGGCGTACGACATCGGCCGTGTTCAATTGCAGCCGGAGGACTTGTTGTTGTTCTTTACCGATGGGCTCAGTGATCTGCGCGATCGTCACGGGGCCGACTTCGGCGAAGAACGGATCGTTCGCTTCCTGCGTGACCGTCGGCACTTGACCGCCGACACGCTCAAAAACGAACTGGTGCGGGAGGCGTCGGAGTTTGCCCACGGAGAATTGGGATTCGATGATTTGACGATGATCGTGATGAAATTGTCGCCGCCGGCGACCTGA
- a CDS encoding NUDIX hydrolase: MHYSNPTPAAGCLVRRDGAILLVRRAVTPRRGDWTLPAGFVEYDESAAECAAREVAEETGLAVRVGGLLGVYPGNDDPRHPVVLIIYHADESGEGVLRPGDDADDARFFKPDDVPNNIAFRAHRQALADALDGSGLDPAGQTRSRADR, encoded by the coding sequence GTGCACTATAGTAATCCCACGCCGGCAGCCGGATGTCTCGTCAGAAGGGACGGCGCCATACTACTTGTCCGCCGCGCCGTCACGCCGCGGCGCGGCGACTGGACATTGCCCGCCGGGTTTGTCGAATACGATGAATCGGCCGCCGAATGCGCCGCCCGCGAGGTCGCCGAGGAGACAGGGCTCGCGGTACGGGTTGGTGGGCTGTTGGGTGTCTACCCGGGCAATGACGATCCTCGCCATCCGGTCGTGCTTATCATCTATCACGCAGACGAGTCCGGTGAGGGCGTCTTACGACCCGGCGACGATGCCGACGATGCCCGTTTCTTCAAACCCGATGACGTTCCGAACAACATTGCTTTCCGCGCGCATCGTCAGGCGTTGGCCGATGCATTGGATGGGTCGGGGCTTGATCCCGCCGGACAGACACGGAGCAGAGCCGACCGATGA